Proteins found in one Maridesulfovibrio sp. genomic segment:
- a CDS encoding methyl-accepting chemotaxis protein, whose protein sequence is MFKNMKLAMKLGLSFSLLIVLSVAMAYVGYDGMGGIENRVDKADDVNRMVRLILETRMSEKNYMLRADKDYLKQHAKLIETLKSQVKATNAKFSQKINKDQMTELTLALDNYKNAFDNYTKLVQKRTKTMDLMRSDARTTLSELEKVRSDQKKQLEAILIGTETKITAGINRSEFHNIGNLYNAGQREINDKLTKADDANRAIKWFITARKNEKEYIISSDPKYLELVRSDISRISELIKNLEKRFKAPANIAKVKDVFNNITSYYTNFLTYTEIMAQQVESEKNMVEAARRADAQCRAARSDQKTKMLAQIESSTKLLFIGAFITLILGLLTAIILTKAITGPIQMGVDFAQRMANGDFTRTLDVNQKDEVGILAAALNNMVNRLSGVVAEVGSATSNVASGSEELSATAESLSQASTEQAANVEEVSSSMEQMTANIRQNAENAQQTEGIAVQSAKQAEESGGAVTHAVEAMKNIAEKISIIEEIARQTNLLALNAAIEAARAGEHGKGFAVVAAEVRKLAERSGEAAREIGDLSTSTVDVAEKAGDMLNQLVPGIKRTAELVQEISAGSSEQLSGAEQINKAVQQLDQVTQQNASASEEMASTSEELSSQAEELQQTMGFFRVDSNNTAPRALPPVSSHVQQDQSEVGLALEMDMDTADSDFEKF, encoded by the coding sequence ATGTTTAAAAATATGAAACTGGCAATGAAGCTGGGGCTAAGCTTCTCTCTCTTAATCGTCTTGAGTGTTGCCATGGCTTATGTCGGCTATGACGGTATGGGAGGGATCGAAAACAGGGTTGATAAAGCCGATGACGTGAACCGCATGGTACGTCTCATTCTTGAAACACGCATGAGTGAAAAAAATTACATGCTTCGCGCTGATAAAGACTACCTTAAACAGCACGCTAAGCTGATTGAAACACTTAAATCGCAGGTAAAAGCCACAAACGCGAAATTTTCACAAAAGATCAATAAGGATCAGATGACCGAACTGACCTTGGCTTTGGATAATTATAAAAACGCTTTTGATAATTATACAAAACTGGTCCAGAAGAGGACCAAAACCATGGATCTGATGCGTTCCGATGCCCGAACAACCCTTTCCGAACTTGAAAAAGTACGTTCGGACCAGAAAAAACAGCTGGAAGCCATTCTCATCGGAACAGAAACAAAAATTACAGCCGGCATTAACAGGTCAGAATTCCACAACATAGGAAATCTCTACAACGCAGGGCAACGGGAAATCAATGACAAATTGACCAAGGCCGATGACGCCAACCGGGCCATCAAATGGTTCATAACAGCCCGTAAGAACGAAAAAGAATACATTATTTCATCCGATCCCAAATATCTGGAATTAGTCAGAAGCGATATTAGCCGCATTAGTGAACTCATTAAGAATCTCGAAAAAAGATTTAAAGCTCCGGCTAATATTGCTAAGGTTAAGGATGTTTTTAATAATATAACCAGCTATTACACCAATTTTCTGACTTATACTGAGATCATGGCACAGCAGGTTGAATCTGAAAAAAACATGGTCGAAGCTGCGCGTAGAGCAGATGCGCAGTGCCGTGCTGCACGCTCGGATCAAAAAACAAAGATGCTGGCCCAGATAGAATCTTCCACGAAACTTCTTTTCATCGGCGCGTTCATTACGCTTATTCTCGGTTTGCTAACTGCAATAATTCTGACCAAAGCAATCACCGGCCCCATTCAGATGGGCGTAGACTTTGCCCAGCGCATGGCCAATGGAGATTTCACCCGTACCCTGGATGTTAACCAGAAAGACGAAGTGGGCATCCTTGCCGCAGCCTTGAACAATATGGTCAACCGCCTGTCCGGAGTAGTGGCAGAAGTCGGTAGCGCCACTTCAAACGTCGCTTCCGGCAGTGAAGAACTTTCCGCCACAGCCGAGTCCCTTTCACAAGCCTCCACAGAACAGGCCGCAAATGTGGAAGAGGTATCCTCATCAATGGAGCAGATGACAGCCAATATCCGACAAAATGCTGAAAATGCCCAGCAGACAGAAGGCATAGCCGTGCAGTCTGCGAAACAGGCTGAGGAGAGTGGAGGCGCGGTAACTCACGCAGTAGAGGCCATGAAAAATATTGCGGAAAAAATCTCCATCATTGAAGAAATTGCCCGCCAGACCAACCTGCTGGCCCTCAATGCAGCCATTGAAGCCGCTCGGGCGGGTGAACACGGCAAGGGCTTTGCTGTCGTTGCCGCGGAAGTGAGGAAACTGGCTGAGCGCAGCGGTGAAGCAGCCCGAGAAATCGGTGACCTTTCCACAAGCACCGTTGACGTTGCGGAAAAGGCCGGCGATATGTTGAACCAGTTGGTACCGGGAATCAAGCGTACAGCCGAACTGGTGCAGGAGATATCCGCAGGCAGCAGTGAACAGCTAAGTGGCGCAGAGCAGATCAACAAGGCTGTTCAGCAGCTTGATCAGGTCACCCAGCAGAATGCTTCCGCTTCCGAGGAAATGGCTTCCACTTCTGAAGAGCTTTCAAGTCAGGCTGAAGAGCTGCAGCAGACCATGGGATTCTTCCGGGTCGATAGCAACAACACCGCTCCCCGTGCCCTGCCGCCCGTATCCTCACACGTGCAGCAGGATCAGTCAGAGGTAGGGCTGGCGCTGGAAATGGATATGGATACCGCAGACAGTGATTTTGAAAAGTTTTAA
- the smpB gene encoding SsrA-binding protein SmpB, which produces MAKKKKKKSPSSIALNKQARRNYEFVETMEAGLVLKGTEVKSLRQGLVSFMDGYINFKEGEAWLVGVHIAPYDHAGYTQHEPDRPRKLLLHAREIEKLQIKVEQKGLTVVPVKLYFSRGKIKLEIALAKGRNVHNRKEELKRRDIERDTARQLANY; this is translated from the coding sequence ATGGCTAAGAAGAAAAAGAAGAAGAGCCCTTCATCAATTGCGCTCAATAAGCAGGCCCGCCGTAATTACGAATTCGTGGAAACCATGGAAGCCGGCTTGGTGCTTAAGGGCACCGAGGTCAAGTCCCTGCGTCAGGGGCTGGTCAGTTTTATGGATGGCTATATTAATTTTAAGGAAGGCGAAGCATGGCTGGTCGGGGTTCATATCGCACCCTACGATCATGCCGGCTACACCCAGCATGAGCCGGATCGTCCACGCAAGCTGCTTCTGCATGCCCGCGAAATTGAAAAATTGCAGATAAAGGTAGAGCAGAAAGGATTAACCGTGGTTCCTGTCAAGTTGTATTTCTCGCGGGGTAAGATAAAGCTTGAGATAGCGCTTGCCAAAGGCCGTAATGTCCATAACCGCAAGGAAGAGCTTAAACGCAGGGATATTGAAAGAGATACGGCCCGCCAGCTGGCTAATTATTAG
- a CDS encoding VacJ family lipoprotein translates to MIRNYSTTILAFLVLAVILLTFPSKVRSAENSEQAMVAQVGSGVIGTVKNNPEEYADEEFSEDMWGDSKTNEEADASDPWQGYNRAMFKFNDYMYFNVMKPVAKGYKWLVPLRPRTWTNNFFQNMLYPVRFASCVLQGKFYTAGAETSKFVANSIFGLGGLGNVVGEAQSTMPLYLGDEDMGQTFGVWGIPNGPYFVLPLLGPSTVRDAAGFGIDTFVLNPFWWFGIPWYYSASAGAYNQINKLSFHIGEYESLKEGSIDPYLALRDAYLSFRAKQVHDAKIDPQKPEPKMTTDPDATPQN, encoded by the coding sequence ATGATTAGGAACTACTCAACTACCATCCTCGCCTTTCTGGTACTGGCAGTTATTCTGCTGACCTTTCCTTCCAAGGTCAGATCAGCGGAAAACAGTGAGCAGGCGATGGTCGCGCAGGTCGGCTCCGGTGTTATAGGTACTGTCAAAAACAATCCCGAAGAATACGCTGACGAGGAATTCAGCGAGGATATGTGGGGCGATTCCAAAACGAACGAAGAAGCCGATGCTTCTGATCCATGGCAGGGTTACAACCGTGCCATGTTCAAATTCAACGACTACATGTACTTCAATGTCATGAAGCCCGTCGCTAAAGGATATAAGTGGCTGGTGCCTCTCAGACCGCGCACATGGACCAACAACTTTTTCCAAAATATGCTTTACCCTGTGCGCTTTGCCAGTTGCGTGCTGCAGGGTAAATTCTATACCGCCGGAGCGGAGACTTCAAAATTCGTAGCCAACTCCATATTTGGACTCGGCGGACTCGGAAACGTGGTCGGCGAGGCCCAATCAACCATGCCTCTTTACCTCGGTGATGAAGACATGGGCCAGACTTTCGGAGTGTGGGGAATCCCCAACGGGCCGTACTTTGTACTTCCTCTCCTTGGGCCCTCCACCGTGCGTGATGCCGCAGGGTTCGGGATTGATACTTTTGTGCTGAACCCCTTCTGGTGGTTCGGCATTCCCTGGTACTACTCCGCCTCAGCAGGAGCATACAACCAGATCAACAAACTTTCATTCCACATCGGTGAATATGAATCGCTCAAGGAAGGCTCAATTGATCCTTACCTTGCACTCAGGGACGCTTACCTGAGCTTCAGGGCCAAGCAGGTTCATGACGCGAAGATTGATCCCCAAAAGCCCGAACCTAAAATGACCACTGACCCGGATGCGACGCCGCAGAATTAA
- a CDS encoding FAD-linked oxidase C-terminal domain-containing protein translates to MKQYPEQLSRSHKKYLQDLFPGRESSFDDCTLLACGVDASQRHARPLALVRPQKTAQIAELLKWAQAERVPIYPRARATNKVGNCVPVRHGVVVSMLDMNSILDIDGRDFVAVTQPGVITADLQKAVEAEKLFYPPDPASMKISTIGGNISTCAGGMRAVKYGVTRDYVLGLEVVLPGGDILRTGGRTQKNVVGLDITRLMVGSAGTLGLITEATLKLLPLPETSASMLVGFADLEGSLNGAEAVFGCGILPTAMELMDHNTIRALEMHGEVPWPKGTGGLLLLKIDGSAESVKTDLKRMEEALRTVAVTFVEKGGGSDQERLWELRRIISPAAFNLGPDKQGEDVAVPRGKVAEAIRGYHGIGERLGVIVLCFGHLGDGNIHVSTMYDKSASGSKEKALKAKQQIFNLTLELGGTLSGEHGIGLTKAEYINQQLDKNQQRVMNGIKKTFDPFQIMNPGKVV, encoded by the coding sequence ATGAAACAATATCCAGAGCAATTATCCCGTTCCCATAAAAAATATCTGCAGGATCTTTTCCCCGGCAGAGAGTCCAGTTTTGACGACTGTACTCTGCTTGCATGCGGTGTTGATGCCAGCCAGCGACACGCTCGCCCTTTGGCTTTGGTGCGTCCGCAGAAAACCGCGCAGATCGCGGAGTTGTTAAAGTGGGCGCAGGCGGAAAGGGTTCCCATCTATCCCCGTGCACGGGCCACCAACAAGGTCGGCAATTGTGTACCGGTCCGCCACGGAGTTGTCGTCTCCATGCTTGATATGAATTCCATCCTTGATATTGACGGGCGCGATTTTGTCGCCGTGACCCAGCCGGGGGTGATCACCGCTGATTTGCAGAAAGCGGTGGAAGCGGAAAAACTTTTTTATCCTCCTGATCCGGCAAGCATGAAAATTTCTACTATAGGCGGGAATATTTCCACCTGCGCCGGGGGCATGCGGGCCGTGAAATACGGCGTGACCCGTGATTATGTGCTGGGGCTGGAAGTTGTGTTGCCCGGCGGAGATATCCTTCGTACTGGAGGTCGCACTCAGAAAAATGTGGTCGGGCTTGATATAACGCGCTTGATGGTCGGTTCCGCCGGAACGCTCGGCCTGATTACCGAAGCGACCCTTAAATTGCTGCCCCTGCCCGAGACATCGGCTTCAATGCTGGTGGGCTTTGCGGATCTTGAGGGAAGCTTGAACGGAGCCGAGGCTGTGTTCGGTTGCGGAATCCTGCCCACAGCAATGGAACTTATGGATCACAACACAATCAGGGCCTTGGAAATGCACGGGGAAGTGCCATGGCCGAAAGGGACCGGGGGACTGCTTCTGCTGAAGATCGACGGTTCTGCGGAATCCGTGAAAACAGACCTGAAGCGCATGGAAGAAGCTTTGCGGACTGTTGCGGTTACCTTTGTGGAAAAAGGCGGCGGCAGTGATCAGGAAAGGCTCTGGGAGCTGCGCAGGATTATCAGTCCCGCTGCATTCAACCTCGGTCCTGATAAGCAGGGCGAGGATGTTGCCGTGCCGCGCGGTAAAGTTGCCGAGGCGATCAGGGGCTATCATGGTATTGGAGAACGGCTTGGAGTTATTGTGCTGTGTTTCGGACATCTGGGAGACGGTAACATTCATGTCAGCACCATGTACGATAAATCCGCATCCGGATCGAAGGAAAAGGCTCTTAAGGCCAAACAACAGATTTTTAACCTGACTCTGGAACTGGGCGGCACCCTTTCTGGAGAACACGGTATCGGATTGACCAAGGCTGAATACATCAACCAGCAACTGGATAAAAATCAGCAGCGCGTCATGAATGGAATCAAAAAGACTTTCGATCCTTTTCAGATTATGAATCCCGGGAAGGTGGTCTGA
- the secA gene encoding preprotein translocase subunit SecA: MFNLIVSKLFGSRNERFIKKLKPQIDQIAALEPEMEKLTDEQFPQKIAEYKELIAAGSSLDDILVEVFALVREAGKRALEMRHYDVQMVGGMVLHSGRIAEMKTGEGKTLVATLPAVLNAISGKGVHLITVNDYLAKRDAEWMGQLYNFLGLSVGVVVHGLTDEERQQAYGCDITYGTNNEFGFDYLRDNMKFYKEQLVQRELNFCIVDEVDSILIDEARTPLIISGASDEATSMYGRVNSIIPLLKRDEDFEVDEKGRSITMTDDGVVKCEQILGIDNLYDSQHISFQHHIMQGIKAHHLFARDVDYIVKDGQVVIVDEFTGRLMPGRRFSDGLHQALEAKEGVKVESENQTLASITFQNYFRMYNKLAGMTGTADTESVEFAQIYDLEVIVIPTNTTMVRKDHPDSIYKTQSEKYNAIADDIAAKYKKGQPVLVGTVSIEKSELVSSLLKKRKIPHNVLNAKHHEQEAEIVAEAGHKGHVTIATNMAGRGTDIKLGEGVLELGGLHIIGTERHESRRIDNQLRGRSGRQGDPGSTRFYLALDDDLMRLFGSERIAGIMDKLGMEEGEPIENGMVTKAIENSQKKVEGHNFEIRKQLLDYDDVMNQQREVIYTLRRDIMNCEDMSEMTSEFLEELFENAFYPVEEAHGKPLDEKTEEMVRVHLDELCGLSRNEEFKEKLPTREQAEAWVNEILDMLKESSGEHYSEIQRYFMLEALDRNWKEHLLNMDHLREGIGLRGYGQKDPKHEYKREGFELFRDMLGRIKENTIRALCHLRIETEVREDEFQHKEKQSDLEYSDSESTETKKKPKRRSEPKVGRNDPCPCGSGKKYKKCCGK; encoded by the coding sequence ATGTTTAACTTGATTGTTTCCAAGCTGTTCGGTTCACGAAATGAAAGATTCATTAAGAAATTGAAGCCGCAGATTGATCAGATTGCCGCTCTTGAACCGGAAATGGAAAAACTCACGGACGAGCAGTTTCCGCAGAAGATTGCCGAGTATAAAGAGCTGATTGCCGCAGGTTCGTCTCTTGATGATATTCTGGTCGAGGTCTTCGCGCTGGTGCGTGAGGCGGGCAAGCGTGCCCTTGAGATGCGCCACTACGATGTACAGATGGTCGGTGGCATGGTCCTGCATAGCGGACGCATCGCGGAAATGAAAACCGGTGAAGGTAAAACCCTTGTGGCGACCCTCCCGGCTGTCCTGAATGCTATTTCCGGTAAAGGGGTACACCTGATTACCGTCAACGATTATCTGGCCAAACGTGATGCTGAGTGGATGGGCCAGCTCTACAATTTTCTGGGGCTTTCCGTTGGCGTCGTCGTGCACGGCCTAACCGATGAAGAACGGCAGCAGGCCTACGGCTGTGACATCACCTACGGTACCAATAATGAGTTCGGTTTCGATTACCTGCGCGACAATATGAAATTCTACAAGGAACAGCTGGTTCAGCGCGAACTGAATTTCTGTATTGTCGATGAAGTTGACTCCATCCTCATCGATGAAGCCCGTACCCCGCTGATTATTTCCGGTGCTTCGGATGAAGCCACTTCCATGTACGGAAGAGTCAATTCCATAATTCCTTTGTTGAAAAGGGATGAAGATTTTGAAGTTGATGAAAAGGGTCGTTCCATCACAATGACCGATGACGGGGTCGTAAAATGTGAACAGATTCTGGGCATCGACAACCTTTATGACTCCCAGCATATTTCTTTTCAGCACCATATCATGCAGGGCATCAAGGCTCACCATCTTTTCGCCCGCGATGTTGATTACATTGTGAAAGACGGTCAGGTTGTGATTGTTGATGAATTCACCGGACGTCTCATGCCCGGACGCCGTTTCTCGGACGGACTGCATCAGGCACTTGAAGCGAAAGAAGGCGTGAAGGTCGAATCCGAAAACCAGACTCTCGCTTCCATCACCTTCCAGAATTATTTCCGCATGTATAACAAACTCGCCGGTATGACCGGTACCGCGGATACTGAATCTGTTGAATTCGCGCAGATTTATGATCTGGAAGTAATTGTTATTCCCACAAACACTACAATGGTTCGTAAAGACCATCCTGACTCGATCTATAAAACTCAAAGCGAAAAATACAACGCTATCGCCGACGATATTGCCGCCAAGTATAAAAAAGGACAGCCTGTACTGGTCGGTACTGTTTCCATCGAGAAATCAGAGCTGGTCTCTAGCCTGCTTAAGAAACGCAAAATTCCTCATAACGTGCTCAACGCGAAGCATCACGAGCAGGAAGCTGAAATTGTTGCCGAGGCAGGTCACAAGGGTCATGTAACAATCGCGACTAACATGGCGGGTCGTGGTACTGACATTAAGCTTGGTGAAGGGGTTCTGGAGCTGGGCGGTCTGCACATTATCGGTACTGAGCGTCATGAATCACGCCGTATCGATAACCAGCTGCGTGGTCGTTCCGGACGTCAGGGCGATCCCGGTTCTACCCGTTTTTATCTTGCCCTTGATGATGACCTTATGCGTCTGTTCGGCTCTGAGCGGATTGCGGGAATCATGGATAAGCTGGGCATGGAAGAAGGGGAGCCCATTGAAAATGGTATGGTCACCAAGGCCATTGAGAACTCCCAGAAGAAAGTTGAAGGGCACAACTTTGAAATCCGCAAACAGCTTCTTGATTATGACGATGTCATGAACCAGCAGCGTGAGGTTATTTACACCCTGCGCCGCGATATCATGAATTGCGAAGACATGAGTGAAATGACATCTGAATTTTTGGAAGAACTTTTTGAAAATGCTTTCTATCCGGTTGAAGAAGCGCATGGTAAACCTCTTGATGAAAAAACCGAGGAAATGGTCCGGGTCCATCTCGATGAACTCTGTGGCCTTAGCCGTAATGAAGAATTTAAAGAAAAACTGCCAACCCGCGAGCAGGCAGAAGCATGGGTGAATGAAATCCTCGACATGCTTAAAGAAAGTTCCGGTGAGCATTACTCCGAAATTCAGCGTTATTTTATGCTGGAAGCTCTCGACCGTAACTGGAAGGAACATCTGCTTAATATGGATCATCTTCGCGAAGGTATCGGCCTGCGCGGTTACGGCCAGAAAGATCCTAAGCATGAATATAAGCGTGAAGGTTTTGAACTTTTCCGCGATATGCTGGGCCGCATAAAAGAAAATACTATCCGGGCTCTTTGCCATTTACGTATCGAAACCGAGGTCCGCGAGGACGAATTCCAGCACAAGGAAAAACAATCCGATCTGGAATATTCCGATTCCGAGTCCACCGAGACCAAGAAAAAACCCAAACGCCGCAGCGAGCCGAAAGTAGGCCGTAACGATCCCTGTCCCTGCGGCAGCGGCAAGAAGTACAAAAAGTGTTGCGGTAAGTAA
- a CDS encoding MarC family protein, whose translation MLATFLQTYLKLFFVLTPFFAISAFLSLTQDMAPIERKKTAVKVTVAVIISSVILYLYGRYIFELFGITLDAFRIGAGAVLFLSALNMVNGGGKKFDAGNDDDDIAVVPLAIPIVVGPGTIGALLVMGSSVQGYKDMVLACAALVTAVLTVGILLFISSSLKRLLGRRGLNIMSRLTGLFVASIAAQIFFTGVRNFMLN comes from the coding sequence ATGCTCGCAACGTTTCTTCAAACGTATTTGAAACTGTTTTTTGTTCTGACCCCGTTTTTCGCCATCTCGGCATTCCTCTCCCTGACTCAGGATATGGCACCTATCGAACGGAAGAAAACCGCGGTGAAAGTTACTGTCGCGGTCATTATCAGTTCTGTGATTTTGTATCTTTACGGCAGATATATTTTCGAGTTGTTCGGAATTACTCTCGATGCTTTCAGGATAGGAGCCGGCGCGGTTCTGTTTCTTTCAGCTCTTAATATGGTGAACGGCGGGGGCAAAAAATTTGATGCAGGAAATGACGATGATGATATTGCGGTAGTGCCTTTGGCCATTCCCATTGTCGTTGGTCCGGGAACCATCGGTGCCCTGCTGGTCATGGGATCATCCGTTCAGGGATACAAAGATATGGTCCTGGCCTGCGCCGCGCTTGTTACCGCTGTATTAACAGTAGGAATTCTGTTATTTATATCCTCAAGCCTCAAACGTCTCTTGGGAAGACGCGGTTTAAATATCATGAGCCGTTTGACCGGACTGTTTGTCGCGTCCATTGCCGCCCAGATCTTTTTTACCGGGGTGCGCAATTTCATGCTGAACTAG
- a CDS encoding LysR family transcriptional regulator: protein MELYQIRTFVILAEEGNMTRAAKRLHASQSTISLHIKSLEEEFELRLFLRTPKGMQLTSEGNRLVEKARDILDCVEKIESEARSMKGDLSGVARVGLHTSPVYLRAPQLIKLIKERYPGLSLRLVQMPTWTIRSDIASRKLDGGFFYSNCPPEEVSGILLENTVLHVVGPASWKEKMVDASWEDLARLDWIWTPEECSFNVKLEETFSSRDLEVCKAMIADSEDTHNALVKAGNGITVMRADEASEGEEKGEFYVWPGGHIEVGLYFGFPRKKENDPLIQALLACVEKVWEKA from the coding sequence ATGGAATTATATCAGATCAGAACATTTGTGATATTGGCCGAGGAAGGGAATATGACCCGGGCGGCCAAGCGTCTGCACGCAAGTCAGTCCACAATCAGTCTGCATATCAAGTCTCTTGAGGAAGAGTTCGAGCTGCGACTTTTTTTGCGTACTCCCAAAGGGATGCAGCTTACTTCCGAAGGAAACAGGCTTGTTGAAAAGGCCCGCGATATTCTCGATTGTGTCGAAAAAATCGAGTCAGAAGCACGATCCATGAAGGGAGACCTTTCCGGGGTTGCCAGAGTAGGTCTGCATACTTCTCCTGTATATTTACGAGCTCCGCAACTCATCAAGCTTATTAAAGAAAGGTATCCCGGACTCTCGCTGCGGCTGGTCCAGATGCCTACATGGACTATCCGTAGCGATATCGCATCCCGCAAACTTGATGGTGGTTTTTTTTATTCCAACTGTCCTCCCGAAGAAGTGAGTGGCATCCTGCTGGAAAACACTGTGCTGCATGTCGTCGGTCCTGCCTCTTGGAAGGAAAAGATGGTTGATGCCAGTTGGGAGGATCTCGCCCGTTTGGATTGGATATGGACTCCTGAGGAGTGCTCCTTCAACGTAAAGCTTGAAGAAACTTTTTCATCTCGTGATCTGGAAGTCTGCAAGGCAATGATTGCTGACAGTGAGGACACCCATAACGCTCTGGTCAAAGCAGGTAACGGTATAACCGTAATGCGTGCAGACGAGGCTTCGGAAGGGGAGGAAAAGGGCGAATTCTACGTTTGGCCGGGCGGTCATATCGAGGTCGGACTTTATTTTGGGTTCCCCCGCAAGAAAGAAAATGATCCGCTTATTCAGGCCCTTTTAGCGTGCGTTGAAAAGGTTTGGGAAAAGGCGTAG
- a CDS encoding metallophosphoesterase family protein: protein MRIAVISDTHLREPNKRLTEVFDKYLANADMLLHCGDMVSFSMWQFFCQHHNFHAALGNCDEWALSDYLTPLESVNFKGIRIGIAHGWGSRSQVAINVANSFGPDFDLVCYGHTHIQDWSIVNGVQMLNPGSLTSPRDDLPPSVAIVEVDDEQNMECSFVPVD from the coding sequence GTGAGAATTGCAGTAATATCTGACACCCACCTCCGTGAGCCTAACAAAAGACTCACGGAGGTTTTTGATAAATATCTCGCAAACGCTGACATGCTCCTGCACTGCGGTGATATGGTCAGCTTTTCAATGTGGCAGTTTTTCTGCCAGCATCACAATTTCCATGCCGCTCTGGGCAATTGCGACGAATGGGCGCTTTCCGATTATCTAACTCCTCTGGAGTCTGTTAACTTCAAAGGCATACGCATTGGAATCGCTCACGGGTGGGGGTCACGATCACAGGTTGCGATAAACGTGGCAAATTCTTTCGGACCGGATTTTGATCTGGTCTGTTATGGCCATACCCACATCCAAGACTGGTCAATTGTAAACGGAGTGCAGATGCTTAATCCCGGCAGTCTGACATCGCCGCGCGACGATCTTCCGCCATCTGTGGCAATTGTTGAAGTGGACGACGAGCAAAACATGGAATGCTCCTTTGTGCCTGTGGATTAA
- a CDS encoding (Fe-S)-binding protein: MADSKKCVQCGKCLEVCPLFKATGREELTPRAKFFLESLATGKEVSEKDFKMLASLCLSCGRCEKNCPQNMSGPELVSKLRAGSKKITRSCWDLWLKNPGQLWPMAAAFSRFLPEFLPEPFGSSRKRMQALFSASPEPWAKLYPQVKFEKRKAMLFKGCVARFARQDWTDKAEQLMDSMGLVRAEGGEFCCCGSSYGSAGLLDRQADSRAENIEVWKDAGCPLLITFCASCLKGLQEYSLEDFAGDKEMYDHWQSSLTPLSSLLLDAEVRILADSPEQVAYHRPCHAPEDDTDGQLVNLIAEDCMLPVQGDVCCGFGGIMQLGAPELSKEVGESCLSRLTEPMEPGGQIVSGCSACVIQLVTLVKDDYFAAHWLDILK, translated from the coding sequence ATGGCTGATTCTAAAAAATGCGTGCAGTGCGGGAAATGTCTGGAGGTCTGTCCTTTGTTCAAGGCAACCGGGCGTGAGGAGCTGACTCCCCGGGCCAAGTTTTTCCTTGAATCCCTCGCAACCGGTAAAGAGGTTAGTGAGAAGGATTTTAAAATGCTGGCATCCCTGTGCCTGTCCTGCGGTCGTTGCGAAAAAAATTGCCCCCAGAATATGTCCGGTCCGGAACTGGTCTCCAAACTACGGGCCGGGTCAAAAAAAATTACCCGTTCCTGCTGGGATTTATGGTTGAAAAATCCGGGACAGCTCTGGCCTATGGCTGCTGCGTTTTCTCGCTTTTTACCGGAATTCCTGCCGGAACCTTTCGGTTCATCCAGAAAGCGTATGCAGGCTCTTTTTTCGGCCAGCCCCGAACCTTGGGCCAAGCTTTACCCTCAGGTCAAATTTGAAAAACGGAAGGCCATGCTCTTTAAGGGGTGTGTGGCCCGTTTCGCGCGTCAGGACTGGACGGATAAAGCTGAACAGCTGATGGACAGTATGGGGTTGGTACGGGCCGAGGGCGGTGAATTCTGCTGTTGCGGTTCTTCTTATGGAAGCGCCGGTCTGCTTGACAGGCAGGCTGATTCACGGGCTGAAAATATCGAGGTATGGAAAGATGCCGGGTGTCCGCTGCTGATCACCTTTTGCGCTTCGTGTTTAAAGGGGCTGCAGGAATATTCCCTTGAAGATTTTGCCGGTGACAAGGAAATGTATGATCACTGGCAGTCATCACTTACTCCGTTGTCGTCCCTGCTGCTCGATGCGGAAGTCCGCATACTTGCGGATTCACCAGAGCAGGTTGCTTACCATCGTCCCTGTCATGCACCTGAAGACGATACGGACGGTCAACTTGTTAATTTAATTGCAGAAGATTGCATGCTTCCGGTGCAAGGGGATGTGTGTTGCGGATTTGGCGGGATTATGCAGCTCGGTGCCCCGGAGCTTTCAAAAGAGGTGGGAGAGAGTTGTTTATCCCGGCTGACAGAGCCGATGGAACCGGGGGGACAGATTGTGAGCGGTTGCTCCGCTTGTGTGATTCAACTTGTCACTCTTGTAAAAGATGATTATTTTGCCGCCCACTGGCTTGATATTTTGAAATAA